The following nucleotide sequence is from Trifolium pratense cultivar HEN17-A07 linkage group LG2, ARS_RC_1.1, whole genome shotgun sequence.
AAACCAACCTGATTAAAGAAAAGGACGGGTCAACATATTGTCTCCAGGACAGCTGTTTTTTGTTTGGCCTCAAAGCTTTTCCTCCAGACGGACTGGGCTGGGCCGGATAGCATTGGACTGTCATTTGTTGGCCCATTTCGTAAAGAAACTGAAGGAGGGAATAACATTTCAAAATTTGGCTAAAAGCAGTATGTTTTTTGTCTATTTGTCCAGCTCAATTTCGCTCTGCAGCTCAGTGAGAAGGACACGTGGCAAAAATTACCTTATATCTGTGTTCAATGTGTGTAGTTAGAATGATAGGACctctttgttacaatgtaatacacaccttgaatagaataatacaatagtctattctctcttctctttctctccttcatctattcttccatattattgttcatgcttagaaattgttcataacacgttatcagcacgatagtctctcccctttcaagaaaggtatagcaacaaagggaagtgacaattttattttatgtatgattttttttattctattctttcagataattttttgtcttcttgttttttttatattgattcacaaaccttcgatccagaagtatcgtggttaaatttttgaaatatgaatcctgaagattcatagtgtgataaattttaaaatatgaatcctgaagattcatattatgatgaaattttaaaatatgaatcctgaagattcatggtgtgataaattttaaaatatgaatcctgaagattcatagtatgatgaaattttaaaatatgaatcctgaagattcatagatataagtaaaatgaacatcaatccctgaaggattggataaataactgattgaatatatatttgatccGTTATACAgttcttaaacaattttaaaatcaatttgtattacccacgaattcctgaagaattcattacagatacatctttgaaggattgtacaattagatatattataatataacgaagaatatggattattcttatgaggattgcataaaggattattcttacattataacaatattatatagttcctgaagaacttaaaagaaaaatcaaattatttcttaagaattccagaagaattcaatatacatatgcATCCCTAAAGGATAGTTTtaccaatttttataaaattttggcaatttacaattttcaatggatttatttatttatttctatattgtacaaaacataaaaaatgtatatcatatgccaattttgttatcaatacgttatatgccaatttatttttattttttcaataagttactaattaatcttattcataacataggttacattataattattattaagttactatttaatttgcattataaattttcagtacgttacattacattagtattaataaaaaataattggaattaattttttttatttgactatgttttttcttttaatttttttttttatttgcttaattttattatttgatgatagtatatatcaatgataaatgaatgaaaaatcattcccagaagtgaatgaagtCCAACCCATtgatgttactccattcccGGAAGTGAATGTAGCAACACACGATTACCATGGACAAAATTGTGGCCATCGTTGAGGTAATAGTCATGAccgtgttaattttaaaagctcGGCTTCTCGctagaattgaaagaaaaaaaaaggaaaagtagacaaattagcaaaactaatgaaaatatatgtgatattagctagttcccgaagaactaattaaagaataaaaagggaaaaccttaatattgaagcatctttgaatgattgctcaaagaataaaattttcttgaagaaattatgaagattattatgatcattatatgaagatcacttgtgatatagttcttgaaaagctaaagctttaatattagcgcatctttgatggattgctcaaagaatatggattttcttaaccaatattatgaaagattgtaaaattgtgtttttctctAGCCATTCTGAATAGagatttgttgttgagttcatgaagaactaatttttgtttacaacatgattaaagtccatatgatctatttgatcttagtataaattggaccaaaattaaaagaacaattatgtatgtctcttgaatatgctcctgaagtagcaaacttatgaaaataatttcaaaaaaaaaaaatatttgattaatcatattttagattggtacaatttcaataattatcaattgaaatgtgaaagtttttacatgataattcgactttatttctcgatgtacaacttagtaagatctcaatctatctattttatattttactatgaggtagacgattattattccctatgaaatatatgcctaagaaaaaaagttacatttagctttttatacattaaactttgaatttattttatggtgattatgttttcttaagctttgaatacaattattttcttaattacttataattataattcggttacagtttgtaaatataaactgattttaattattctggttacatatttaaatgaattgattgattttaattttaaaatcttttaattgttactatattttaatttctaattctactgaaattcacataaaaaaaaaaaatttgttatactttatttttactcttttaattctcatacaaataaattattactattttttattgggttccaccgaaaagattttttgtagaaacatatttgtttagcttgaaaatatactattcatgaaaaattaaattttatattcggtagtacgaaaattattgaagactccagaagagtcaatgcattgttatatcgagaaacaaagttgcactttgctaatgtattttatattttaagtcttaaagaaatttgttaccgaaggatattcacataaatgaatatcatattgaaacaagaaacgacggagatattttatctctatattacgagacatattatcaacttttatctctagtttgtggtgtacttatgatattagtgcaacttaagcacatgtttaagtaaaccagaagtttacaatttaaatgatattaagtttgtaattggcaagatcggatgggtcatcccgaatctattatgatgtgaaatataaaataattttatatgaattgaagggcctgaagtttcttcaatctaataatttttatgtgttactagttcccgaaggaagttgataaattaagtaaatgagcatcttttattttttagaatatatataaggtgaaatatttgtaaatcaatacaccgatcatgtggactGATTAGattcctaaaattttaattgatgcatcaactaaatggtcacatgtatgtttgttataaactcacaaccagaagtttgtgagattatttttaagagatcgttttatatatattattctagaaaatatttgataaatatcatatgttaattgaaatttataccaaacatcttgtgaaatatgttcatacaaacaaaaataatggacctgaagattcattctaagttatagttgggaacactcaaacatgtatgttgagatattgaatagtatcatgccaacaaattattatatacataagctctcccctaatttatttgaattttagtttataaacctattttcccatataaacatttttggatgtgttgggtacgtctcaattgctccaatataatgcatttaaatgggtagtaaaagaatattgggaaaataatttttatatgaatctccaaagtgagccaataattggagatttttttacttatgggctgattatcaattggtgaattagttttcccaatattagggggagataataagcagctaaaaatatgaactagaagttcaattgaaatgttttgaaataaattaataattgttattttgatcctcttagaaatcaatatgaaccagaagttcaaaagataactcatttgcaaagtttatgaaatcaatcaacagctgctaatgctccaataaaaatgaatgtccctgttggacaatctaatattgcaaatgattcctaaccacgcgtgaagcatggtaagcaaatcggttccaaagataaaaatcctcaaataagaaaatgagctaaaaacaaagatgacccGAGTGAGGATATAAAaatagtatttgacataattaattttccagttccagaagaacttatcaggtacctgtaatttacgaaaatatagagatctcgacaaactatgtcatgaatggaatacgatggaaccgagatgaagtcaacgttgacaatatttttgcacataataaagcgctatatatgtgataaatgacaatgaggatcataaatcaaagtctattaaggattatagacaatgaaatgattgactaaataagatagacgcagtgctaatttagagaagagtataataaagaagatataacagatttttctacagagtcaacttttagtaaaactttggagcagctagtacataagattatttgatttttcatctcatgtataataattgtctttatgagggggagatataaatatgttctgcactctttttcccttcaccgtggttttgtcccactgggttttcctggtaaggtttttaatgagacagttcacacacaaatgatgatgtactctttttccttcactagggttttttttagagaaagaatatccttcatggacattcaagggggagtgttatgaataatatgtaatgaatgtccattattgtgtaggttttcttgtcccctaattgtgtcctataaataggacctctttgttacaatgtaatacacaccttgaatagaataatacaatagtctattctctcttctctttctctccttcatctattcttccatattattgATCATGCTTAGAAATTGTTCATAACAGACACATATTTTTCGaagaaatttattattttaatttcaacatTGTTCAGTAGAAATTACACGGAGGGAGGGAGTAGCTGTAGAATTCTCTATAGTCCGCATGTCAAAATTCAATACTCTACCagctttctttttttacaatcaataTTCTAACAGCCACGTGTCCTAGTTACAgactaaatttaaaatgtttggTTGAAAATATGAGATTGTAATCAATACTGCGGATAACTACTAcaagataaataaaagagaTAAGGGTTATGCTGACATGAAAAGATAAATTTCaatgcttaaaaaaaacatagataaatttcaatataattttgatgAGACTTATTGTACCCTTGATACTTTAGATATATTTATCCGACAACTGATTAGAACAAATTAAATCATATAAGGCTCGTTTGGTGCGCAAGATaagatagtgacaggataggatatacaaCATGATAATGATTGGATATGATATCAGCATGATAACAATTATCTTCTGTTATCCTATTCTGtatttggtgcacacaggataacaaacatgataactattatatcatatatttaatacatacttgctcataacaATATGATAAAATACACAACATAattaaaagacaaaattacccttgtaaaataattgttatttttaaaaaattatattgcaatactttgaattttataaataaaaatataaataagtaatcaaatactttataaaattttaaataaaaatcatgagaaaataaacaaattaaattttttatatgaatcatgacaaataaataactcaattatacatgttagataagctaaataaatatatgatatatctcatatgtaataataaaactaccattaCAAaagaatcatatttaatttgttataaaatttaaattaatatcacttttttttcaatttaccattgcaaaagaattatatttaatttgctataaaacttaaattaatatcacttttttttcaattttttaataattattttactttaaaatattgtaattttagtagaattttGGTTTTtcagattatataaattacaaaattacccttacgagaaaattgtttatatatttaaaaattaattattttattttaaatttaatatcaaattattttattatttatattttttatttattaaataattaattatttaattatttatatttaattattttattatttatatttgttattttattatttatattttactattttttattttttattttcttatcctatcctgctgatAACCCAGCTCAAACTCaggataaaaattttaactagagagacaggataggataagtttcaggattaacttatcatatcctacTGTCGCACCAAACGCTGAattgagacaggatatgatatcaTATCTTGTCTCTTATCCTGCGCACTAAACGGGCCTAAGTAGATTTACATGTGGCACTCACAACTAAGGTATCGATTGGTctaactttttttccttttctttttccttagAAGTAAGAAGCTACGCCAAACAACAACTTTTAAAAGCTCtactaaaaagaagaaaaaaaatagcttctacatttttttaaaaaattaataatatattatcaaacatatcttttaaccctattataataataaaaaaataattttttttaaaaaaaattaaaatttaccaaacaactttaattttagttttaaagctattatttctggctttataattaaaatagtttCTACGCCTAAAAAATGTTGGGTCAAACAGTACCTAATtgtaaaaaacttttatttcacATATATATGACTTTCATTACTTGTTGGATAAATACTCCCAAATTATCAAATGGTAGTTTGAAAAACCtataattttactaaatttgATTTCATTAACTAGGATTAGttagcatttttttataataaaataagggttttgctaaacagtgcccccggggcactctttaagcattctatttaaagaaataatttactcaaaaagtggaacatttcaattttcgaggtgttgacttcacacattttcataaaattttgacaaaaacttactatttaagatgcttaaagagtgctccggggacactgtttagcattttccataaaataaaaaccagATCAGCTGAAAACAAACATGCGGGGTCAGCAAAAATAATTGATCcagtcaattatttttatttttttttcaggaaATCCAACCAATTTTATATTAAAGTTAAAAATGGACCACATAAAGTTAAAtacttaattgcatatttggtcctttatctttattttaagtttgaagttggtcccttatcttttaaaaatttcaaattggtcccttatcttttttTCTGTTTAATAAGTTTGTCCCTCCCATCAACTTTTTGACTAACGCCGTTAAATGTGGACAAGTGGCAAACGGAAAGCGCACTACAAGAAATTTAACTTATAGCCGTTGCTATAAGTAAAATTTCTTGTGGTGTGTTTTCTGTTTACCACGTGTCCGCATCTAACGACGTTAGTCAAAAAATCGACGGAAGGGACTAACTTATTAAACggaagaaaagataagggaccaatttgaaacttttaaaagataagggaccaacttgaaatctaaaataaagataagggaccaaatatacaattaaagCAAAGTTAAACAATTATGCCTCTGTCATACTATTGGTTAGTCCATCGAGTGGATAAAAGTGGCGCCCAACACCAAGAGTTACTGGGTTAAACTTTTGGTGTGcacattttttgtattttttcctttatttttttttttttaaagaaaatcaattatttGGTGAAAAAATTTTGTTTCAAGTCATTAACAAGAacatttttcgaaaaaaaacaaattattacatgcatttattttattttcgaatatgaAAGATTAAAGTTAAACATGTCAAAGTGCAAAACTGCAAATGATATTTTACTCAGATCCATATACAAATtgaacaaattaaatttcacctctttatttttttttatcatacaGTGTAATGACTAGAAATTGTACACTTAAAAGGAATAACTGAAATGATCAAAGCTCGAACTTTATCTCCTGCATTTATAATACAATGTCTCTGCCAACTATACTAAGCTTACGGAACATCTCTTAATAATTAGACTTTAAACAATATGCAAGTTAATTTAAcctatgtctttttttttttttacgcaaattTACCCTATGTCTAGAACTTCAGAATTAtgaaatataaatcaatttttttttaataaaattacaatttgcttaccttttttttttcttcatatatacTATAATTTTCGTCATAGAATTTCTTTATTCTAGCATGATTTATGTAATActacataaatataaattaaaatacagTTTAATGGACATGATACgtcatataaaatatttttacacgaaCGTCCAATAGAAATTAACTATTCTTTTACATCATATCGTGTTGTGCAATAATTTGGCATAATACATGATTGATATTGAATAACAATGTAAAAATAGTTTACACCATGGTGCATGTcacattttttcattaaaatagcACCTAATAAGCATATAAAAAACCACaaaaatattgtaaataaatttgtctaagattatttaataaaattcaaataaaatcatTTGGTAATGAAAAATGCATTACAtcctaaaaaaatatagtaaaacaCATGATTTTACGAAGTTATATATTATCACTGACAATAATTTATGAAGGTGGGTGCACGTCCAACGGCCTAGCTTTAATAGAAGTCTGAGCAACAATCTTTGTCTATACTATTGATAGTTACGTACATACACCCTCCGAgataatatataagcaaaatttaattttttaggttcatatttaatgtatttgtcctataatatagaccagatacattaaatatggaATGAACCTAGAAAAGTGACttttagttatatattgttacggagggagtattttttactttatataaACGGTGGCATAGTTCCCTAGTTTCTACAATTTTATCTATCTAAGAAACAAGAGAATATCAAACAATGATGATGGCAATATGCACCCAATTAAGAGCACCACCACATGCATGGACACCAACAAAAAGCCACTTAAAGTCCCCATCCAAACCACTCCTAAAAGCCCAAAAGACACAATCATTGTCTCCTGAGAAGAAAGAAATTTTCAAGTCATTAGAGAGTTGGGTATCACAAAATGTCCTGCCACTAGCCAAACCTGTGGAGAAATGCTGGCAACCACATGATTTGTTGCCAAACTCATCGTTGTCAACCGATGAGTTCATCGATCAAGTGAAGCTCTTAAGGGATCAAACGGCTGAACTTCCTGACGATTATCTGGTAGTTTTGGTGGGTGACATGATCACTGAGGAAGCATTGCCTACATACCAATCATGGTTAAATAGGCTGGATGGGGTTGCGGACGAGACTGGTTCAAGCCACAATCCATGGGCCGTATGGACACGCTCTTGGACTGCCGAGGAGAATAGGCATGGAGACTTGCTTAAAACATATCTCTACCTTTCGGGTCGAGTTGATATGTTCATGGTCGAGAAGACTATCCAATACTTGATTCAAGCTGGCATGGTGATACACTTAAcacacatttatatattatggaACATGCACAAGCACAACACAACTTTTACAATAACTTGATTATCAAGTTGATCGATTCACATAAATTATTTAGACTTTTTTGCATATACATTTAATtgggattggttattatacataagctatccttatgcaccatgcataagttacttagtgcacccccaaattacttgtgcaccccccaaattactagcacacccccaaatttctcatgcaccccccaaattacttgtgcacccccaaatttctcatgcacccccaaatttctcatgcacccccaaaatttctcgcacacccccaatatgacttttgccccccaattttatttttttggtcccctccacatttctagcctaaaccattttgttgtgggaatgatttcagagatatgcactccaaaaccattaagtgtataagatggttttagagtacaaccctataattagaatacaaacaataattgtgatttgaaaccatttaaccaacataatggtttccagaatttttaaaaccatataaacacacataaaaccattttacaatacaaatggtttcagtgtataactatctgaaaccatttaaccaacataatggtttccagaatttttaaaaccataaaaacacacataaaaccattttacaatacaaatggttttagtgtataactatctgaaaccatttaactggttttaaataatgtttataattgtaccaaaaaaaaacaattatgattctaattataggttgtacttcaaaaccatcttatgcacttaatggttttggagtgtatatttttgaaaccattcccacagcaaaatggtttaggcttgaaatatgggggttaaaaaaaaattgggcgcacaagtcatctgggggtgcgtgaaaaattttggggggtgcgctagaaatttgggggtgcgcgagaaattggggggtgcatgagaaatttgggggtgcacgagaaatttgggggtgcgcgagtaatttggggggtacgtgagaaatttggggtgtgtgagttgagattggctaggattattacatgtggatgctcaatctaatggatgttattgacttatgtaccatgcataaggattacacttatgtataataacttctccccATTTAATTATAGCCTATCATATAGGtctgtttgtttgagatttttttaaaaaataatctattgtttttttaaaaaagaaaatctattttataattttaatagtgTTTGTTACAGATTCTTTAGAAAATcattttgtaaaacaaaattatttttaatcccAAATTCCTAATAGTTTTTctagaatctatttttttaaaataaaaaaactaagaaacatAAGCGTAGGAGCTTCACattaaaaatagtgatttttaTGATAGTAAACAAACGGAAAttagctttagatttttttaaaaaaaatttaaaaaagaatctgtaatttttttcaaaacaaaatcatttttttaaagcttaaacaACGCACCGTTATTTATGCACATGTTATTGTTAAACtcttaaatatattaattgatTGTTTGTGGTGTAGGATATACAAACAGGAAACGATCCTTATAAGGCTTTTGTTTATGCATCCTTCCAAGAGCGAGCCACTTTTCTATCAGACGGTAGCATGGCCCGACTAGCTAAGGAGAGAGGTGATCCGGCGCTTGCACTCATATGTGGCACGATTGCCGCGGATGAGAAGCGTCACGAGATTGCATACGAGAGGATTGTGGAGAAGTTTCTCGAAGTGGACCCCACAGAGACAATGACAGCCATAGCAGAAATGTTGAGTAACAACATAACAATGCCTGGACACTTGATGTATGACGGACGAGACCCACACCTCTTCGGTCATTTCTCTGCGGTAGCACAACGTATCGGCGTGTATACGGTTAGTGACTACATTGATAGCTTGGAGTTCTTGATTGGACGGTGGAAATTGGAGAAGATAGAGGGTTTGACAAGCGAGGGAAAACATGCACAAGAGATCGTGTGTGGGCTTGCACCTAAGATTAGAAGACTCCAGGAGCGCGCTGATGAGCGAGTGAAAAAGATGAAGCCAAAATTTAGTTGGATCTTCAATAAAGAGATGACTCCATGAATTAGACATTAATTTAGAAAAGTACTATGAAAAAACAATGATTATGTATCACATAATCTCTCCCTACCCTAGTGTTTGCTTATCATGTACTTTTTAgagtaattaatataaataaataaaacattactGTATTCCTTACACTTTGACTCTAAACACCAACCTGCAACCTTTATTTCTGCTAATTTTTCTGATAGTATATCATCTTTGAGGGCCAAATTTATAGTGCGCATAAATGAGACAAATTTTTCACCATGCACAAACTAATTTTCATCAATAGATCGATCAATAAATCTCACTATTAGATCAAATGTGATGTGAGATATTGATTCAATGTGAGACTTATTCATCCAATAGTAAAACAAGATTGCGCATAGGGAAAAACTTATCTCACTTGTGCATGAGTAATAAACAAAAGCCATCTTTGAGGCCCTATTAGTTCTTAATGTTTTTGTTTGGACTGTTTACCCATTTTGtttcaccaaaaataaaataacttcaaacaccacaaaaacaacaacaaaattaacaaaatccAAATCTAGCTTATCTTGTATTAAGACAATCCCAGCAGAGTACAATTCTTTACATACAAACTTCACAAATTCTCACAAGCTCAATAATCCAAAAGGGattatttatgaaatttatttatacataACTAGATAGAGAATTGAGTCCCCCAATAGGGACTATTTCATCATTGTTTTACAGTTTTACTCCTCCATTCTGATGATACATCTAATGGACTCCCCTTTCAGCATGTAATCAAAAGCTTTGTTAATCTCTGAAAATGGGATTGAGTGAGTGATGAATTTCTCAAGCTCCAGCTCCTGCAATATCACAGTAACATCTCATTAGCAAGTAGCAACACAAATAACATATCATTATGCAATACTAAATAATTATCCTAAAAACCGCACGATTCAATATACATAAACTTACCCCTTTCATGTACTGCTCGACAACATTAGGAAGATCGGTTCGAGGCTTGTAGTTACCATAGAAGGTACCCTTAAGAGTCCTCTCATTCAAGAAATTCATTGGATGAGTTTTGAATGCATCGTCTTTGTTTGGAACTCCAACAAGTACAGCAACACCCCAACCCTAAGAAGAAAACATCAAGGTTCAACTTTAGTAAGGTTTATAATTGTTTAAACAACAAGTAAGAGcaaatgaattttgttttgcATACATCGTGGACACATTCGAATGCTGAGATCATGGCCTGGATGCTCCCGGTACATTCAACAGCACGATCCACACCTCCATCAGTCATTTCAGCAATTACCTGCACAAACAAACACCATTTTAATCCATAGAATCAtacttaaaattcaaaataaaaatataataaactaCTATATATTAATTTGTCAATGAACTAACCTGTTGAACAGGTTTGTCGTGATCTTTCGGGTTGACGAACTCATTAACCCCAAACTTCTTAGCTGCAAACATGAAAAGAATAAGAAACGCCATCAATAAATGAATATTCATTGAATTTATGCTGACCTCAATCTTAAAGCATTTGACGGAATAAGAAATCATCGTATTCGTACCTAATTCAAATCGGCTAGAAACTAAATCAACTCCAATGATTCGAGAAGCACCAGACATCCTTGCCCCTTCAGCAGCCTAAATTAAGGTTTAAAGCAAATATCGGGAGTTAATATTGGCTCATTTCATTTCAAATCGTAACTGCAATACACACGCGCGCACAAAGAGAAAGGTGAAA
It contains:
- the LOC123909338 gene encoding stearoyl-[acyl-carrier-protein] 9-desaturase 6, chloroplastic-like, which encodes MMMAICTQLRAPPHAWTPTKSHLKSPSKPLLKAQKTQSLSPEKKEIFKSLESWVSQNVLPLAKPVEKCWQPHDLLPNSSLSTDEFIDQVKLLRDQTAELPDDYLVVLVGDMITEEALPTYQSWLNRLDGVADETGSSHNPWAVWTRSWTAEENRHGDLLKTYLYLSGRVDMFMVEKTIQYLIQAGMDIQTGNDPYKAFVYASFQERATFLSDGSMARLAKERGDPALALICGTIAADEKRHEIAYERIVEKFLEVDPTETMTAIAEMLSNNITMPGHLMYDGRDPHLFGHFSAVAQRIGVYTVSDYIDSLEFLIGRWKLEKIEGLTSEGKHAQEIVCGLAPKIRRLQERADERVKKMKPKFSWIFNKEMTP